In one window of Magnetococcales bacterium DNA:
- a CDS encoding YggS family pyridoxal phosphate-dependent enzyme gives MSLTASIRAIHNRMIAACQRCQRDPDNVRLVAVTKTLPASVVAEAVACGLRLFGENRVQEARDKIAELANPALEWHLIGTLQRNKAREAAALFNMVHSVDSIPLAQELHRCVVASGRATPLPILLQVNVGGESQKHGFATMEVAAAVTAVRALSGLDLRGLMTVPPYLEESEAVRPHFRELARLARRLEQETPGLRLAELSMGMSHDFEVAIEEGATLIRVGSALFGARHYP, from the coding sequence ATGAGCCTGACCGCTTCGATCCGCGCCATCCACAACCGTATGATCGCCGCCTGCCAACGCTGCCAGCGGGATCCCGACAACGTGCGACTGGTAGCTGTCACCAAAACCCTGCCCGCCTCGGTGGTCGCCGAAGCGGTGGCCTGCGGACTGCGCCTCTTCGGCGAAAACCGCGTGCAGGAGGCCCGCGACAAAATCGCCGAACTGGCGAACCCCGCCCTGGAATGGCATCTGATCGGCACCCTGCAACGCAACAAGGCCAGGGAGGCCGCAGCCTTGTTCAACATGGTCCATAGTGTGGATTCCATCCCCCTGGCCCAGGAGCTGCACCGTTGCGTGGTCGCGTCGGGCAGGGCAACGCCGCTGCCGATACTGCTGCAGGTCAATGTCGGCGGGGAGAGCCAAAAGCACGGCTTCGCCACGATGGAGGTCGCAGCGGCGGTCACGGCGGTGCGCGCCCTCTCCGGGCTCGATCTGCGGGGTCTGATGACCGTGCCCCCGTATCTGGAAGAGAGCGAAGCGGTGCGTCCCCATTTCCGGGAGCTGGCTCGGCTGGCCCGCCGTCTGGAGCAGGAGACACCGGGTTTGCGTCTTGCGGAACTCTCCATGGGCATGAGCCACGATTTTGAAGTCGCCATCGAGGAGGGCGCCACCCTGATCCGGGTGGGCAGCGCCCTTTTCGGGGCACGACATTATCCATGA